From a region of the Paenibacillus lutimineralis genome:
- a CDS encoding MFS transporter produces MKKQNREAGVFGPSYRALTIGIILAVTTVAFEGLAITTIAPSLAQRLNGLHLYGWIFSAFLLAQIVGTMVIGQRINKNGVFVSFLTAISLFVVGIIIAALSVNMVMLILGRLFQGFGAGAVITCVYYSITLGYPDQMRTKILAMFSSAYILPALVGPYIAGLLSELLSWRFVFWLVLPFIGLAVILTLPAFRKLTVQKQEGANGSRKEGMAVLLAIGTGMLLSGLGMITDWKGILLALAGGLLMIQPLRRLLPKGTFTARKGLPATIASRGLFVACYNATESYVVLALTEVKNLPADLAGLIVAAGALSWSAAAWLQSRLDTKDHGAGRGKRVSLGICFMIIGVAAVILAVSLPGGGIVYAVLSQIFTGFGIGLAHPTTGAIALQHASVGEEGEISASLQFTDAFSPGLSIGIGGALIAVSQTLSMGLLTGILLALSLQLLFVIVSLTVSFRIQQTPLDNREVLKM; encoded by the coding sequence ATGAAAAAACAAAACCGAGAAGCAGGAGTATTTGGCCCCAGCTACAGGGCGCTTACCATTGGAATTATTCTTGCCGTTACTACCGTTGCATTCGAGGGACTCGCTATTACAACGATTGCCCCGAGTCTAGCGCAAAGGTTGAACGGACTTCATTTATACGGCTGGATATTCAGCGCATTTCTATTGGCACAAATTGTGGGCACGATGGTAATCGGGCAGCGGATTAACAAAAACGGTGTATTTGTTTCCTTTCTTACAGCGATTTCGCTTTTTGTGGTTGGTATTATAATTGCAGCCTTATCGGTCAACATGGTTATGCTGATCCTCGGCAGACTGTTTCAGGGTTTTGGCGCCGGGGCTGTCATTACCTGTGTGTATTACAGCATTACTTTAGGCTATCCGGATCAGATGAGGACAAAGATTCTTGCCATGTTCTCAAGCGCATATATATTGCCAGCTTTAGTTGGTCCTTATATTGCTGGACTGCTGTCTGAGCTTCTATCCTGGAGATTTGTATTTTGGCTGGTGCTTCCCTTTATCGGTTTGGCGGTTATCCTAACGCTTCCCGCGTTCCGCAAACTGACGGTACAGAAGCAAGAAGGCGCTAACGGTAGCCGTAAAGAAGGGATGGCGGTGCTTCTGGCAATCGGAACGGGAATGCTGTTAAGCGGGCTAGGCATGATTACGGATTGGAAGGGGATCTTGCTTGCTCTGGCGGGGGGACTCCTTATGATACAACCATTGCGCAGGCTGCTGCCTAAAGGAACCTTTACGGCGAGAAAAGGATTGCCAGCGACCATTGCTTCAAGAGGCTTGTTTGTCGCCTGTTATAATGCTACGGAGAGCTATGTGGTTCTGGCCTTGACAGAAGTGAAGAATCTACCAGCGGATTTGGCGGGACTCATTGTCGCTGCAGGCGCGTTAAGCTGGTCAGCGGCCGCTTGGCTACAATCAAGGCTGGATACCAAAGATCATGGCGCAGGCCGAGGCAAACGAGTAAGTCTCGGAATTTGCTTTATGATTATCGGTGTAGCGGCAGTTATACTTGCGGTTAGCCTGCCAGGCGGTGGAATAGTATACGCGGTTCTTTCGCAAATTTTCACGGGGTTTGGCATCGGACTGGCACACCCAACCACAGGGGCGATAGCTCTTCAACATGCGAGTGTCGGGGAAGAAGGAGAAATCTCTGCTAGTCTTCAATTTACAGACGCCTTCAGTCCCGGGTTAAGCATCGGAATTGGCGGCGCTTTGATTGCGGTAAGCCAGACACTGAGCATGGGGCTGTTAACAGGAATTTTATTGGCTTTATCACTCCAATTGTTGTTCGTTATCGTGAGCTTGACAGTATCTTTTCGAATACAGCAGACTCCACTAGATAACCGGGAAGTATTGAAAATGTAA
- a CDS encoding MarR family winged helix-turn-helix transcriptional regulator, which yields MELEKYIGVNVQRAALKLNNYYQKVVNPFDITVDQWEILVILWEKEGITQKEIAERLHKDQTNIARMLFKLEKKGFIYRVVHETDRRSLRVYLTPKGREVKDDILTPSLEAYENTVKGLSEEEVETFRRILSVIYNNVKDY from the coding sequence TTGGAGTTAGAGAAATATATTGGCGTAAATGTACAACGTGCTGCTCTTAAATTGAATAATTACTATCAAAAAGTAGTAAACCCGTTCGATATTACCGTAGATCAATGGGAGATATTAGTGATCCTGTGGGAAAAGGAAGGAATCACCCAGAAGGAAATTGCCGAGCGTCTGCATAAAGATCAGACGAATATCGCCCGAATGCTGTTTAAGCTGGAGAAGAAGGGCTTCATCTACCGGGTAGTACATGAGACAGACCGAAGGTCCCTACGGGTATATTTAACGCCTAAAGGCCGTGAAGTGAAAGATGATATCCTGACTCCGTCCCTGGAAGCTTATGAGAATACAGTCAAAGGTCTGTCCGAAGAAGAAGTTGAGACCTTCCGCAGGATTCTCTCGGTCATCTACAACAATGTCAAGGATTACTGA
- a CDS encoding methyl-accepting chemotaxis protein: protein MLNKLQNKLIFIFALLLIIVMVVSQFVTGNQMSKKFKADLDIEGAEQAETLTKMTDLRITNYAKDLLVFSDDPRIKAMIRDNKGTFTPEIRDEMVNYIKVKPEVSYIYIGSSSKRMYDPDPSNTYDDSYDPSTRQWYQVASKSPKEVQFTKPYLDSANQMKVAISKAIVENDQVIGVIALDLPLGTVTEQINEISVGYNGYGFILDAEGNVIAHPEDGGKNLKEESYIDKMYQNNIGKILYTDQESTEKIIYYATMPSTNWKIGVVYKESELLKLVHQVQRLNMFITLIAIVVSSVIIYFIARYFTKPIMHLTKQVQLMANGNLTVRGEAKSKDEIGQLTGHFNEMVQKMREVLSHVITSSEKLSDSAVSLSAVSEETKATSEEIAHAMSDMAKGSMEGATNIENMQRVTMDLDSQFTLIQETMDEMQDNSSKTQEASVDGRDKLNVLQTRSDESFQEIQAIEQVLSILVEKINDIKEVAATMNGISGQTNLLALNASIEAARAGEAGKGFSVVASEIRKLAEKSAEHADQIRDTIVGIVENAENATEAMTKTKEITLEQNAAVKDTETAFMTIQELMDQVIHSINQMSGEMKKTVTLKDDVVQSIESLSAISEESAAAAEEVSASTQDQLKAIDTVSQAAEDLSQSSSELEQLVKRFTI, encoded by the coding sequence TTGTTAAACAAATTGCAGAACAAACTCATTTTCATCTTTGCGTTATTACTTATCATAGTTATGGTTGTATCGCAATTCGTAACAGGAAACCAGATGTCAAAAAAATTTAAAGCAGATTTAGATATTGAAGGAGCGGAGCAAGCTGAAACATTAACGAAAATGACGGATTTACGGATAACCAATTATGCGAAAGACCTTCTAGTTTTTAGTGATGATCCCCGCATCAAAGCAATGATACGAGACAATAAGGGAACTTTTACGCCAGAAATACGAGATGAAATGGTTAATTATATTAAGGTGAAGCCGGAGGTTTCATATATTTATATTGGAAGTTCGTCAAAGCGTATGTACGATCCTGATCCATCCAATACCTATGATGACAGCTATGATCCAAGCACAAGACAATGGTATCAAGTGGCCAGTAAAAGTCCGAAGGAAGTGCAGTTCACGAAGCCTTATCTTGATAGTGCTAATCAAATGAAGGTGGCCATTTCAAAGGCCATTGTGGAGAATGATCAAGTAATCGGTGTCATCGCTCTTGATCTGCCTTTAGGCACGGTAACTGAGCAAATCAATGAGATAAGCGTAGGTTATAATGGTTATGGCTTTATTCTGGATGCTGAAGGGAATGTAATTGCCCATCCGGAGGATGGGGGAAAGAACTTGAAAGAAGAATCGTATATAGACAAAATGTATCAAAATAATATTGGAAAGATTCTATACACAGATCAAGAAAGCACTGAGAAAATCATTTATTATGCGACAATGCCGAGCACGAACTGGAAAATAGGCGTTGTCTATAAAGAGTCAGAGTTATTAAAGCTCGTTCATCAAGTTCAGCGCTTAAATATGTTCATTACCCTTATTGCCATTGTGGTATCTAGTGTAATTATCTATTTCATCGCCCGTTATTTTACGAAACCAATCATGCATTTAACGAAACAAGTACAGTTAATGGCCAATGGGAATCTAACCGTACGAGGCGAGGCCAAATCGAAGGATGAAATTGGACAATTGACAGGTCATTTTAATGAAATGGTGCAGAAAATGCGTGAGGTTCTATCACATGTTATCACTTCTTCCGAGAAATTATCGGATTCGGCTGTAAGTTTAAGCGCGGTATCGGAAGAGACAAAGGCTACGAGCGAAGAGATTGCACATGCGATGTCAGATATGGCCAAAGGCTCGATGGAAGGTGCGACTAACATAGAGAATATGCAGCGTGTTACTATGGATCTGGATTCTCAATTCACGTTAATTCAAGAGACGATGGATGAAATGCAGGATAACTCCAGTAAGACGCAGGAGGCAAGCGTTGATGGTAGAGATAAGCTTAATGTTCTCCAGACGCGTTCGGATGAATCCTTCCAAGAGATACAAGCGATCGAGCAGGTATTAAGCATTCTTGTTGAGAAGATTAATGATATCAAAGAAGTGGCAGCGACGATGAATGGCATTTCCGGACAGACGAATCTGCTAGCCCTGAACGCTTCAATTGAAGCTGCGAGAGCCGGGGAGGCTGGCAAGGGCTTCTCTGTTGTAGCTTCGGAGATTCGCAAACTGGCTGAGAAATCTGCCGAACATGCCGATCAAATTCGCGACACCATTGTTGGTATTGTTGAAAATGCAGAAAATGCAACTGAAGCGATGACCAAGACGAAGGAAATTACGCTGGAACAAAATGCAGCGGTTAAAGATACAGAGACGGCTTTTATGACGATTCAGGAATTGATGGATCAAGTCATTCATTCTATCAATCAAATGTCTGGTGAAATGAAGAAAACAGTGACATTAAAGGATGATGTAGTACAGTCGATCGAGAGTCTGTCCGCGATTTCAGAGGAATCGGCTGCTGCTGCGGAGGAAGTCAGCGCTTCAACGCAGGATCAATTGAAGGCGATCGATACGGTCTCACAAGCAGCGGAAGACTTAAGTCAATCCAGCAGCGAATTAGAGCAATTAGTCAAGAGATTTACGATATAG
- a CDS encoding ABC transporter substrate-binding protein: protein MFNLSRNAWKKGSALVLSLALGAALAGCGSGNASQNTAAPASAENKPAQAADKILTVYTAGPEGLANKLIEEFQTQSGVKVEMFQGTTGKILARLEAEKANPVADVIILASLPSTQGLKNEGLTLAYPEAKNADKLNKDWSDSEGHYFSTSASALGIAYNTKLVTTPPTSWSDLAKPEFKDQVNIPDPSLSGSALDFITGYLSDKGESGWSLFEQYKANGVAMAGANQEALDPVITGAKSVVVSAVDYMTYKAKAKGEPIDIVYPQEGTVISPRPAAILKSTKHEENAKAFIDYLLSDSAQKLVSDAALLPGRTDVKAENRANLDEIPLLTTDWAWMGEHGPEVTDQFTKLFK, encoded by the coding sequence ATGTTCAATTTATCACGTAATGCATGGAAAAAAGGAAGTGCGCTCGTTCTATCATTAGCACTTGGCGCTGCATTAGCCGGCTGCGGAAGCGGTAATGCCAGCCAGAATACAGCAGCTCCAGCTAGTGCTGAGAATAAGCCAGCACAAGCTGCAGACAAGATTCTTACGGTATATACAGCTGGACCGGAAGGACTAGCGAATAAGCTGATCGAAGAATTCCAGACGCAGTCGGGCGTAAAGGTGGAGATGTTCCAAGGCACCACCGGTAAAATTCTGGCCCGTCTCGAAGCAGAGAAAGCCAATCCGGTAGCTGATGTCATCATTCTCGCTTCTCTGCCGTCAACACAAGGTTTGAAGAACGAAGGATTGACGCTTGCTTATCCGGAAGCTAAAAATGCCGATAAGCTGAACAAGGATTGGTCCGATTCGGAAGGTCATTACTTCAGCACAAGCGCATCGGCGCTCGGCATTGCTTATAATACGAAGCTAGTAACGACTCCGCCAACTTCCTGGAGCGATCTGGCTAAGCCGGAGTTCAAGGACCAGGTTAATATTCCCGACCCGTCGCTGTCCGGATCTGCGCTGGACTTCATTACAGGTTATCTTAGCGACAAAGGTGAGAGCGGATGGTCTCTGTTCGAGCAATACAAAGCGAATGGTGTAGCGATGGCTGGCGCCAACCAAGAAGCGCTTGATCCGGTTATTACTGGCGCGAAGAGTGTTGTAGTGAGTGCGGTGGATTACATGACTTATAAAGCAAAGGCCAAGGGAGAGCCGATCGATATCGTCTATCCGCAAGAAGGAACGGTAATCAGCCCTCGTCCAGCAGCCATTCTTAAGTCTACCAAGCATGAAGAGAATGCAAAGGCATTTATTGATTATTTACTCTCTGATTCGGCTCAGAAGCTGGTCTCTGATGCAGCACTTCTGCCAGGACGTACAGATGTTAAGGCCGAGAACCGCGCTAACTTAGATGAAATTCCCCTGCTTACGACAGATTGGGCATGGATGGGCGAGCATGGCCCGGAAGTAACTGATCAATTCACGAAGCTGTTCAAATAA
- a CDS encoding methyl-accepting chemotaxis protein, producing MFKRLQTKLILIFALLLIVAMVTSQFITGSEMSRSFKKELDSIGAAQSITLNQVTELRLDNFSKDILQFSEQDEIKDILVNKGSLTSSMTKQMKSYTKNNPEVSAIYMGDPKKNMYDPEDNVYESTYDPRTRPWYKLANDNKDHVTFTEPYMDLISKKMKVSISKAIVENDKVQGVITLDLDLEQITEQINETNVGYNGHGFILDSEGNPIVLPNSDGKNQMDKPYVADMYKKDAGKLQYTDEGTKKITYYTTSALTGWKIGTIYNEKNLLQLVNSIEQLNVIITLISIVVSSIIVYYVARYVTKPITQLTNRVQLMAEGDLTVQGEVKSKDEIGQLTSHFNLMAQKMREVISRVIDSSEKLSDSAVSLSAVSEETKAASEEIAHAMSDVAKGSMEGATNIENMQRVTMDLDSQFTLIQETMDEMQDNSSKTQEASVDGRDKLNVLQTRSDESFQEIQAIEQVLSILVEKINDIKEVAATMNGISGQTNLLALNASIEAARAGEAGKGFSVVASEIRKLAEKSAEHADQIRDTIVGIVENAENATEAMTKTKEITLEQNAAVKDTETAFMTIQELMDQVIHSINQMSGEMKKTVTLKDDVVQSIESLSAISEESAAAAEEVSASTQDQLKAIDTVSQAAEDLSQSSSELEQLVKRFNI from the coding sequence ATGTTTAAAAGGTTACAGACCAAACTTATTCTCATTTTCGCTTTATTGCTCATTGTAGCTATGGTTACCTCGCAATTTATAACTGGTTCTGAAATGAGCCGCAGCTTCAAGAAGGAATTGGATTCGATTGGGGCTGCCCAATCAATAACGTTAAATCAGGTTACGGAATTACGTCTTGATAATTTTTCCAAGGACATATTGCAATTTAGCGAGCAGGATGAGATCAAGGATATCTTAGTGAATAAAGGCTCGCTTACTTCATCCATGACAAAACAAATGAAATCCTATACGAAGAATAACCCAGAGGTATCTGCGATTTATATGGGAGACCCAAAAAAGAATATGTATGATCCTGAGGATAATGTATATGAGTCAACATATGATCCTCGGACCAGGCCATGGTACAAGCTGGCTAATGACAACAAGGATCATGTGACATTCACCGAGCCATATATGGACCTGATAAGTAAGAAAATGAAAGTATCGATCTCTAAAGCGATTGTAGAGAATGATAAAGTACAGGGCGTCATTACACTTGATTTAGATCTTGAACAAATAACGGAACAAATTAATGAGACCAATGTTGGATATAATGGTCATGGATTCATCTTGGATAGTGAAGGGAACCCGATTGTACTGCCAAATTCAGATGGTAAAAATCAAATGGACAAGCCCTATGTTGCAGATATGTATAAAAAGGATGCAGGGAAGCTTCAGTACACCGATGAGGGTACGAAAAAGATTACATATTATACGACCTCTGCTCTTACAGGCTGGAAGATTGGTACTATATATAATGAGAAAAATCTATTGCAGCTCGTAAATAGTATCGAGCAATTGAATGTAATCATTACACTAATTTCCATCGTCGTGTCCAGTATTATCGTTTATTATGTTGCTAGATACGTTACGAAGCCAATTACCCAGTTAACGAATCGGGTACAATTAATGGCCGAAGGAGATCTGACTGTTCAAGGCGAGGTCAAATCCAAAGATGAGATTGGACAATTAACCAGTCATTTTAATCTAATGGCGCAAAAAATGCGTGAGGTTATATCTCGGGTTATTGATTCCTCTGAGAAGTTGTCAGACTCAGCTGTCAGTCTTAGCGCTGTATCTGAGGAGACGAAAGCAGCAAGCGAAGAGATTGCTCATGCGATGTCAGATGTGGCCAAAGGCTCGATGGAAGGTGCGACTAACATAGAGAATATGCAGCGTGTTACTATGGATCTGGATTCTCAATTCACGTTAATTCAAGAGACGATGGATGAAATGCAGGATAACTCCAGTAAGACGCAGGAGGCGAGCGTTGATGGTAGAGATAAGCTTAATGTTCTCCAGACGCGTTCGGATGAATCCTTCCAAGAGATACAAGCGATCGAGCAGGTATTAAGCATTCTTGTTGAGAAGATTAATGATATCAAAGAAGTGGCAGCGACGATGAATGGCATTTCCGGACAGACGAATCTGCTAGCCCTGAACGCTTCAATTGAAGCTGCGAGAGCCGGGGAGGCTGGCAAGGGCTTCTCTGTTGTAGCTTCGGAGATTCGCAAACTGGCTGAGAAATCTGCCGAACATGCCGATCAAATTCGCGACACCATTGTTGGTATTGTTGAAAATGCAGAAAATGCAACTGAAGCGATGACCAAGACGAAGGAAATTACGCTGGAACAAAATGCAGCGGTTAAAGATACAGAGACGGCTTTTATGACGATTCAGGAATTGATGGATCAAGTCATTCATTCTATCAATCAAATGTCTGGTGAAATGAAGAAAACAGTGACATTAAAGGATGATGTAGTACAGTCGATCGAGAGTCTGTCCGCGATTTCAGAGGAATCGGCTGCTGCTGCTGAGGAAGTCAGCGCTTCAACGCAGGATCAATTGAAGGCGATCGATACGGTCTCGCAAGCAGCGGAAGACTTAAGTCAATCCAGCAGCGAATTAGAGCAATTGGTCAAGAGATTTAATATATAA
- a CDS encoding ABC transporter ATP-binding protein — translation MDLNISGLGKSFGGNVALHPTDLSIRQGKFTTLLGPSGCGKTTLLRLIAGLEQPDTGNISFGEDILYSTARQVPPHRRGFGMVFQDFALWPHMTVFENVAFGLRATGRKDGIQSRVMEALDKVKLGGMEQRYPHQLSGGQQQRVAFARAVATRPKLVLFDEPLSALDAVLRDEMRLEMMYLVREMGLTALYVTHDQIEAMSMSDQVIVMQGGRVLQQGSPEEIYNLPKHPFVARFIGKSNWLADGQSMFRPEHIRFEPGSEQEVQSYNTVVIQVSYVGDRYEVRLKTDEAVEPWLAHYPERLSEGTELTIYVPQRCIHRLNES, via the coding sequence ATGGATTTGAACATAAGCGGTCTCGGCAAGAGCTTCGGCGGCAATGTCGCGCTGCATCCAACCGATCTGAGCATCCGTCAGGGGAAGTTCACAACGCTGCTCGGCCCATCGGGCTGTGGCAAGACTACGCTGCTGCGCCTGATCGCCGGTCTGGAACAACCGGATACAGGAAACATCAGCTTTGGCGAGGATATTCTGTATAGCACTGCTAGACAAGTGCCGCCTCATCGGCGCGGCTTCGGGATGGTGTTCCAGGACTTCGCTCTCTGGCCCCATATGACGGTCTTCGAGAATGTAGCTTTCGGGCTCCGGGCGACCGGGCGTAAAGACGGGATTCAGAGCAGGGTGATGGAGGCGCTGGACAAGGTCAAGCTTGGTGGAATGGAGCAGCGATATCCTCATCAGCTGTCAGGCGGTCAGCAGCAGCGGGTGGCCTTCGCAAGAGCCGTGGCAACCCGGCCGAAGTTGGTACTATTCGATGAGCCGCTGAGTGCGCTTGATGCGGTGCTGCGGGATGAAATGCGCCTGGAGATGATGTACTTAGTCCGCGAAATGGGGCTTACCGCTCTCTATGTGACGCATGATCAGATTGAGGCCATGTCCATGTCCGATCAAGTGATTGTTATGCAGGGCGGGCGAGTATTACAGCAAGGTTCGCCTGAGGAGATCTACAATCTGCCCAAGCATCCGTTTGTAGCCAGGTTCATTGGGAAGTCGAACTGGTTGGCTGACGGGCAGTCCATGTTCAGACCGGAACATATCCGCTTTGAGCCAGGTAGCGAACAGGAGGTTCAGTCTTACAACACCGTCGTAATTCAGGTAAGTTATGTTGGGGATCGTTATGAGGTCCGATTGAAGACGGATGAGGCGGTCGAGCCATGGCTGGCCCACTATCCAGAGCGACTAAGTGAAGGGACAGAACTGACCATCTATGTACCACAGAGATGCATTCACCGTTTGAATGAAAGCTAA
- a CDS encoding ABC transporter permease, which produces MNNTVLQRQFKIWSMVLALLVLGLLIVVPLAEIFIQSVYRDGQLTWSAPFRTLANSEMVVVLLSSIWLGVCVILGTTVLALPLAWVMVNTRLGRLRWLEIVFLIPFMTPPYIGSMGWILFMQKNGYLEQLAPGLAGLREAFFSFGGMVAIMSLHLYPFLYLLLRGALERIGGNMEEAAAVMGAPFLYRFRRVIAPLLLSAFGMGAMLVFVKTIAEFGTPVTFGKRIGYQVMTSEIHKYISSWPIDFGKATSLASVLLSTCLLVWYAQSLLNRKYTYGLVGGKGVRHSSMSSGRWLQWTGGIYAVLLLLVSVGIPYFSIIAASTMKLRGVGLAWNNFTIDFYKELLRWNSPSMKALINSLWLSLAASTIAVVLGTWFAVAIGRSKSRIQQSIDLFSLLPNTVPGIVLVVGLILLWNAPWMPIPLYNTYGMVILTYVVLFVPYTVQYVKSAFTQIDPSLFQAGQVFGGKPGYIFRRVLLPLIIPGMLAGWMMTFTIASRELVGSLLILPPSVQTSATYIYAQFEQGQVSLGMAMAVISVGITTILLMLLEVLGSRKKWNTA; this is translated from the coding sequence ATGAATAATACGGTACTACAGCGTCAATTCAAAATCTGGTCGATGGTACTTGCGCTTCTGGTTCTTGGTCTTCTCATCGTCGTTCCCTTGGCCGAAATCTTCATACAAAGCGTATACCGGGATGGGCAGCTGACATGGTCAGCCCCATTCCGCACGCTGGCAAATTCCGAGATGGTGGTTGTACTGCTATCCTCGATCTGGCTGGGCGTATGCGTCATTTTGGGAACGACTGTGCTCGCTTTGCCTCTCGCCTGGGTGATGGTCAACACCAGACTGGGACGGCTCCGCTGGCTGGAGATCGTATTCCTGATTCCCTTCATGACACCGCCTTACATCGGTTCGATGGGCTGGATTCTGTTCATGCAGAAGAACGGCTACCTGGAGCAGCTTGCTCCCGGTCTCGCCGGGCTTAGGGAAGCCTTCTTCTCTTTCGGAGGAATGGTCGCGATTATGAGTCTTCATCTCTATCCCTTCCTGTATTTGCTGCTGCGCGGGGCGCTGGAGCGGATCGGTGGGAATATGGAGGAAGCGGCAGCGGTAATGGGTGCACCGTTCTTGTATCGCTTCCGACGCGTGATTGCCCCGTTGCTGCTATCTGCATTTGGTATGGGAGCCATGCTCGTCTTCGTCAAGACGATTGCTGAATTCGGCACGCCGGTTACGTTCGGCAAACGCATAGGCTACCAAGTGATGACCTCGGAAATTCATAAGTATATCTCCAGCTGGCCAATCGATTTCGGCAAGGCTACCTCATTGGCATCCGTACTGTTATCGACTTGTCTGTTGGTCTGGTATGCGCAATCTCTGTTGAACCGTAAATATACGTATGGTCTGGTTGGTGGAAAAGGAGTACGTCACTCCTCAATGAGCAGCGGTCGCTGGCTGCAGTGGACTGGAGGAATCTACGCGGTTCTTCTTCTGCTCGTATCGGTGGGTATCCCATATTTCTCCATCATCGCGGCTTCTACGATGAAGCTGCGCGGAGTTGGGCTCGCCTGGAACAACTTCACGATCGATTTCTACAAGGAGCTTCTGCGCTGGAATTCACCTAGCATGAAGGCTTTGATAAATAGTTTATGGTTATCTTTGGCTGCTTCTACCATTGCCGTGGTGCTGGGTACTTGGTTCGCTGTAGCAATCGGGCGGTCCAAATCTCGTATTCAGCAGTCGATTGATCTGTTCAGCCTACTGCCGAATACGGTACCGGGAATCGTCTTGGTCGTCGGATTGATTCTGCTCTGGAATGCTCCGTGGATGCCGATCCCGCTGTATAACACCTACGGCATGGTCATTCTCACCTATGTTGTATTATTTGTTCCTTATACGGTGCAGTACGTCAAGAGCGCCTTCACTCAAATTGACCCTTCGCTATTCCAGGCGGGTCAGGTGTTTGGCGGAAAGCCGGGATATATATTCCGTAGAGTGCTGCTGCCGCTCATCATTCCGGGGATGCTGGCCGGATGGATGATGACCTTCACCATTGCTTCGCGTGAGCTTGTTGGCTCTTTGCTGATCTTGCCTCCGTCCGTGCAGACCTCGGCGACGTATATTTACGCCCAGTTCGAGCAGGGGCAAGTATCGCTCGGCATGGCGATGGCCGTTATCTCCGTGGGAATAACGACGATTCTGCTTATGCTGCTGGAAGTCCTCGGCTCCCGGAAGAAGTGGAACACTGCCTAA
- a CDS encoding LysR family transcriptional regulator: MNLNLLKLEIIELLEKHHKITTVADLLGLKQPTVTFHMKNLERDFGVKLFDARMGRIILTDAGYALLHYATKINALAAEAQRVVKDFDTLRQGTLSIGASYVPATYILPKLLDKFAKSYPGIHISLSVKTAPAITQMLHSHQVDIGIISTGSFHENPLKAYALCMDELVLACSPAHPFAASEEWTPELIAASSFVLHGRASSTRRITDQWLEQHGISPFSRLELDSLEAIKQAVILGEHISFISRMAVQSEADRGLLRIWLIPGLPAERQVYAITNQDRYMSVTSSRFIELLQEWSLSVQ; this comes from the coding sequence ATGAACCTTAATTTATTGAAGCTGGAAATTATAGAACTGCTGGAGAAGCACCATAAGATCACCACCGTTGCCGACCTGCTTGGGCTCAAGCAGCCTACGGTCACCTTTCATATGAAAAATCTGGAGCGGGACTTCGGCGTAAAATTATTCGATGCTCGCATGGGGCGAATTATTTTAACGGATGCCGGCTATGCCCTTCTTCATTATGCAACTAAAATCAATGCACTCGCCGCGGAAGCCCAGCGGGTCGTCAAAGACTTTGATACCCTGCGGCAAGGGACACTCTCGATTGGGGCCAGCTACGTACCTGCAACATACATCTTGCCGAAGCTGCTCGATAAATTCGCCAAATCTTATCCGGGCATACATATCTCTCTATCCGTCAAGACAGCTCCGGCCATCACTCAGATGCTGCACTCGCATCAAGTCGATATTGGCATCATTTCTACCGGCTCCTTCCACGAGAACCCGTTAAAAGCCTATGCTCTGTGCATGGACGAGCTAGTGCTGGCCTGCTCCCCGGCCCATCCTTTCGCCGCATCTGAAGAATGGACGCCGGAACTGATCGCCGCCTCTTCGTTCGTGCTGCATGGCAGGGCATCAAGTACTCGGCGAATAACGGATCAATGGCTAGAACAGCATGGTATTAGCCCCTTCTCTAGACTGGAGCTTGATTCTCTGGAGGCGATCAAGCAGGCAGTTATACTCGGCGAGCACATCTCTTTTATTTCCAGAATGGCCGTTCAATCCGAGGCTGACCGCGGCTTGCTGCGGATATGGCTGATCCCTGGCCTCCCCGCCGAACGCCAAGTATATGCGATCACCAATCAGGACCGCTATATGTCTGTAACAAGCAGCCGGTTCATTGAGCTTCTCCAAGAATGGAGCCTTTCTGTCCAATAG